In uncultured Cohaesibacter sp., a genomic segment contains:
- the dapF gene encoding diaminopimelate epimerase encodes MQFLKMNGLGNEFIVIDARKTKPQLGADAVRALSNHQTGPGCDQFITLENSPSGGDVFMRIHNADGGEVEACGNATRCIGRLMMAESGLDKAVIETVVGKLIGYRCDDETMVTVDMGVPKFGWKDIPLSEPFEDTRAIELQIGPIDAPILHSPSVVNVGNPHAIFWVKNDVESYGLEVNGPLLENHMIFPERANISLAQVNNRGEMTLKVWERGVGLTRACGTAACAATVAAIRNNMTDRKVLVHLPGGDLTIEWRQADDHIMMSGATELEYAGEIDLADLSWRKLPAGSVE; translated from the coding sequence GTGCAATTTTTGAAGATGAATGGTCTTGGCAACGAATTCATTGTGATCGATGCCCGAAAGACCAAGCCCCAGCTTGGGGCCGATGCCGTGCGCGCACTTTCCAACCATCAGACCGGGCCGGGCTGTGATCAGTTCATCACGCTTGAGAATTCCCCGTCGGGCGGCGATGTCTTCATGCGCATTCACAACGCCGATGGCGGCGAGGTGGAAGCCTGTGGCAACGCGACCCGCTGTATCGGGCGGCTGATGATGGCCGAGAGTGGTCTGGACAAGGCCGTGATCGAAACCGTGGTCGGCAAGCTGATCGGCTATCGCTGCGATGACGAGACCATGGTGACCGTCGACATGGGCGTGCCGAAATTCGGCTGGAAGGACATCCCCCTGTCCGAGCCGTTCGAGGACACGCGTGCCATCGAATTGCAGATCGGGCCGATCGATGCGCCGATCCTGCATTCGCCCTCGGTGGTCAATGTGGGCAATCCACACGCCATCTTCTGGGTGAAGAATGATGTCGAGAGCTATGGTCTGGAGGTCAATGGGCCGCTTCTGGAAAATCACATGATCTTTCCCGAGCGCGCCAATATTTCGCTGGCTCAGGTCAACAACCGCGGTGAAATGACCCTCAAGGTCTGGGAACGTGGTGTAGGTCTGACGCGGGCCTGTGGCACGGCCGCCTGTGCGGCTACGGTGGCTGCCATTCGCAACAACATGACCGACCGCAAGGTTCTGGTCCATCTGCCCGGCGGCGATCTGACGATCGAATGGCGGCAGGCGGATGACCACATCATGATGTCTGGCGCGACCGAACTGGAATATGCCGGTGAGATTGATCTTGCAGATCTCTCCTGGCGCAAGCTGCCCGCTGGCAGCGTGGAGTAA
- the mtaB gene encoding tRNA (N(6)-L-threonylcarbamoyladenosine(37)-C(2))-methylthiotransferase MtaB: MTIKVLTFGCRLNTYESEVMKQQAAEAGLDNTILVNTCAVTSEAVRQARQQIRKAKRENPDARIIVTGCAAQTEAGRFASMEEVDLVIGNEDKLKAESYKAVPNFGVPVEEKIQVNDIMSVRETALHLIEGLEGRTRAFVQIQNGCDHRCTFCIIPFGRGNSRSVAMGPVVDQVRKLVENGYREVVLTGVDITSYGADLPGEPKLGKLVKSILKHVPELDRLRISSIDSVEADKDLMDCIANEERLMPHMHLSLQSGDNMILKRMKRRHNREHTIAFCNEVRALRPDMVFGADIIVGFPTETEEMFQRSLDIVGECGLTHLHVFPYSARPGTPASRMPKVRGPVIRERAARLRALGEEAFQAHLRSQIGKEAKLLIEGKGLARTEQFTLTEIAEGDAGDIVAARIVDASHRHLMAVGL, encoded by the coding sequence ATGACGATCAAGGTGCTCACCTTCGGATGTCGTCTCAATACCTATGAATCCGAAGTGATGAAACAGCAGGCCGCCGAGGCGGGCCTCGACAATACCATTCTGGTCAACACCTGTGCCGTGACCAGCGAAGCAGTGCGGCAGGCCCGTCAGCAGATCCGCAAGGCCAAGCGGGAGAATCCCGATGCCCGTATCATCGTGACCGGTTGCGCGGCCCAGACCGAAGCCGGGCGCTTTGCCAGCATGGAAGAGGTGGATCTTGTCATCGGCAACGAGGACAAGCTGAAGGCTGAAAGCTACAAGGCTGTGCCGAATTTCGGTGTGCCGGTGGAAGAGAAGATCCAGGTCAACGACATCATGAGCGTGCGCGAGACCGCGCTGCATCTGATCGAGGGCCTTGAAGGCCGCACCCGGGCGTTTGTCCAGATCCAGAATGGTTGCGATCACCGCTGCACCTTCTGCATCATCCCCTTCGGCCGCGGCAATTCGCGCTCGGTGGCCATGGGGCCGGTGGTTGATCAGGTGCGCAAGCTGGTGGAAAACGGCTATCGCGAAGTGGTGCTGACCGGGGTCGACATCACCTCCTATGGCGCGGATCTGCCGGGCGAGCCCAAGCTGGGCAAGTTGGTCAAGAGTATTCTCAAGCATGTGCCTGAACTGGACCGCCTCCGCATCTCGTCCATCGACTCGGTGGAAGCGGACAAGGATCTGATGGACTGTATTGCCAACGAGGAAAGGCTGATGCCGCACATGCATCTGTCCTTGCAGTCGGGCGACAACATGATCCTCAAGCGCATGAAGCGGCGGCACAATCGCGAACACACCATTGCCTTCTGCAACGAGGTGCGGGCCTTGCGTCCGGATATGGTGTTCGGCGCCGATATCATCGTCGGTTTTCCGACCGAGACTGAAGAGATGTTCCAGCGCAGCCTCGACATTGTCGGGGAATGCGGTCTGACCCATCTGCATGTCTTCCCATACTCGGCCCGTCCGGGCACACCGGCGTCGCGCATGCCGAAGGTGCGTGGACCGGTCATTCGCGAGCGGGCTGCGCGGTTGCGAGCTCTGGGCGAGGAAGCCTTCCAGGCCCATCTCAGAAGCCAGATTGGCAAGGAAGCCAAACTGTTGATCGAAGGCAAGGGATTGGCTCGGACCGAGCAATTCACGCTGACGGAGATTGCAGAAGGTGATGCAGGTGATATTGTGGCTGCACGCATT